The DNA sequence AAAGGTCATATTTCGGATGAGGAAatacataaattaaaaaaaaaaatcatacacTCTTTGTCTGTTTGCTATAAAAATGGCGGATTGTTTAATTTATTCGTATATATTCAACCAACATCAAGTATTGCCTAAAACCATTGCGTAGAATAGTCAGAGTTGTTCCTTGTACATTGCAAACTTAATGTATCTTCATAGCCATGAAGAAAAATTCAAGAAATCGTCTTATCAGATTTGTCTGAAGTGACCGCGTGCGTGCATCAGTTTGGAGGTAAATTGATCAGATGTAATACCCCTGAAGCCCACTGGATGTCGTGATATGACCAATTCATTCTCCACGAGACAAGCCTTCAAGCCCTTCGTCCATGTtttaaattgacatttttaggcctacatttagggcattacgcagacgcttttatcccaagCATCTTACAAaaggtacatttgtcataagaaggtgaaacaatatatcactgttggTACAGCAAGGTTTTAAGCACAGCAATAATATGAGCAGTTAGACAGCGTAATATgaacattcaaaataaacatcCCCAGATCTAACTTTTTGCCCCGAACGCCACGCGTGGTCCTTTCCTGGCCGGTTTCGGCTCAACACCGTCCGATATGATCCAGATGGCAGGGGAGTATTCGTTGGCTTCCAGGACCACCTTGATCTGCTCGGCCCGGGCCATCGCTTCCAGCTCTGGAGAAGTCTCCGGACACCAGTCCGCCATGAACTTATCCTTGGCCTCACAAAAGttcaccaccagctcctcaggCTGCTCTCCAAACAGCCAGTCTGGTCCAGGGAACGTAGAGAGAGGGCCGGGAGGTGAGGGGAACGGAGCGAGAAAGACAGTGAGGAGTAGAGTCAATAGCAGTAGATGGTAGAACCCAATCTGTTCTACTGCATCATTCGTCCTTTAACAGAAAATTAATCTGAAGGGAATGTAAGTGAATTCAGATGTTTGATTGGAGCAGGTATGACTGCAGACAAGGGTTAATCAGACACTGCTTTTTGGCTGGAATTCCAACACACTACCCTGCCCCAGCCCCATTATCTACCAACCAACTTATTCACATATTACAATGAAAGGGGTGTGGGTTGATTTGTTAGGGGACACAATAATTCAATAGCCATTGAAAGCACAGGTAAATACTGCTTGATATTTTAGTGGTGTCGTGCACACCAATAGCATACCTGCAAAGTCATGAATGAGGTCTTTGATGAGGTGGCCGATGATGGCGTAGAGCACCCCGACCACCATGAAGGACCCCATCAGCAGGTACAGCACGTGCTTGGGCAGGTAGATGGCGTCCCGGGCCGGGGGGACGTAGGTCTCAAAGTACACTGTCCCGTCGTCCTCCCGGTGGTGGACGTTCATACTGTCCTCTGTGACGTCCATGGCTGCTCAGCCCGCGGCAACAGAGGAGCACAGCGCTGCTTCTGTGCAATGTTGAATGGAGACAAAATGTATAGGATAAATATGTAGTACATTTTAATATTACATGAGGTACATTAACTCTTATAGAAATAGAAGTCCCATAGCAAATACAAAGGACATTtctataattatattatgttatgttatgcacAAACTAGCAGTCCCTTAGTAAGGATCCAggattcagaatcagaattacaAATTGGGAAATTGTTTCGTTCCAGGTGCTCCGTGCAAATAGAAATtacaagcatagaagataagattATAGTAATgaaaattatgaataaaatacaataaatataagtaagaataaagtaagaagtggacatctctGGGTTATAATACTATGTTTACATTCAGTTTTATGTCAGATTATCAGAGGGAGGAGTTATAGATTTATAGATTTTAGTGTTTTTTGTCCAACACAGTTTATTCCAACTTGTAATATTCGGTTGAGACAGATTCAATGCGGACTACATCCTCAAATAACCAACTAACTTATTATAGCGACTGCCTGAAGGTCCTGAATACATTCAGGGAATGAAATGCATTAGTACCGACTTTAACAAGGGTTGCAAACAATTTGAGAACGACTCACCCTGATGTAGCGGTACTGTTATAGAGATCCTGTACAGCAGAACAGACAAAGCTTCTTCTAATCCACTGGGTCACAAAACTGTACCACGGCTGTCTTCACTCATTACGCTGCGGTCACACTATGTACTACTGCTACTCACCAATTTAGCACAATTGAAATGTTCATGCACATATCTTCCACCTTCATTAGTTTCCTTGTGAtcattctgtgtctgtgtgggtgtaagGCTGGCTGTTGGGTAATGCAGGTGTAAAACAGATTAGCATGAGTGTGAGGTGAGCTACTCAAGGTCAGTAAAACAAATCTGTGAGCCGGGTTTATCAATGAGATAAAGAGCAATTATTTAAGCTGCGTAAAGCAATGAAAATCTAATTCTACCTGTGCAGGTAAGCCCAAGATAGATCGGTTCATAATGTTCCCTCAAAAGGCCACGTGTTATGTTATGTCAATGAAGTTGAACTGATGGCCAACTATTGTAAAGCTGACTGACGTTTCTGCTTACCAAACAACAATCATTGCCATTTACAAATGGAGCTACTGCCCTTGAGACATCCGCACTAATACCTGGCATTTGGTTGACATCAACAGGTAAAAGAGATTAGAGTACACCAGACAGAAATGCACGTACACCATACACTACTGTTGGTCAATTCTTTACTggagaaa is a window from the Gadus chalcogrammus isolate NIFS_2021 chromosome 8, NIFS_Gcha_1.0, whole genome shotgun sequence genome containing:
- the LOC130387896 gene encoding uncharacterized protein LOC130387896; protein product: MDVTEDSMNVHHREDDGTVYFETYVPPARDAIYLPKHVLYLLMGSFMVVGVLYAIIGHLIKDLIHDFADWLFGEQPEELVVNFCEAKDKFMADWCPETSPELEAMARAEQIKVVLEANEYSPAIWIISDGVEPKPARKGPRVAFGAKS